The Parcubacteria group bacterium nucleotide sequence ATCTCGTCCGCTTTGTATTTGCGTTCTCCCGCACTTTCCATTTTGGAAAGCTCTGTGCTTCGCACAGAGGCGCGTAGCGCGCGGGGAACGCTAGTGTCTTTTGTTTTGAAAATAGGTTCTAACTTGGTACAATAGAGACACAACAAAAAAATAAATAACATATGATAAAAACAAAAATAACGCCGCCGGAAGTGAGGCTAAAGCCAATCTCCGAGGCAACAGAAAGAGAAGACAGGGAAAAACTTAGGTTAGTCCCTCTGGGCGGACTTGAGGAAATAGGCCGAAACATGTCGTTTTTAGAATATAAAGACGAAATTGTAATCATTGACATGGGTATTCAATTTCCCGAAGAAGAAACTCCGGGAATTGATTTTATTATTCCCAACACTGATTATCTTGAAAAGAAACGGAAAAACATTAAAGGACTTATTCTGACTCACGGCCACTTTGACCATATCGGAGCCATACCTTACTTAATAGGAAAAATCGGCAACCCGATTATTTACGCCACCGGAATGACCAAAGCCCTCGTATTAAAACATCAGAACGATTTTCCTCATGCTCCGAAACTGAATATTATTAACGTGGAAAACGGCAGTATCGTAAAAATCGGTAACTATTTCACAGCAGAGTTTTTTGGAGTTGACCACACAATTCCCGACACTGCAGGCGTTATTCTTAAAACACCGGTTGGCAACATTGTTCATTTTGCCGATTTCCGAATTGAATATAATGCTCTTGGAGAGCCCCAGGATTTAGACAAATACCAGCAAATCGGAAAAATGGGTATTCACACTCTCATGATTGATTCGACCAATGCCGATGAACCGGGACGCTCGCTTTCGGAAAAAGTTGTTGAAAAAAATCTGGAGGATCTTTTTAGAAAGACAGAGGGAAGAATTATTATTACCCTGTTTTCAACTCTTCTAACCAGAATTTACGAGATACTAAAAATCGCCGACAGAATCGGGCGCAAAGTTGCTATCACCGGACGCTCAATGAAAGAAAATGTAGAGTTGGCCCAAAGTCTCGGATACATCAAGCCGGCTAAAGACCTTATTATACCAATTGAGGAAGTTAACAAATATAAAGATAATCGGGTCATGGTATTTACTACAGGTTCTCAAGGCCAGACAAATTCGGGATTGATGAAAATCTTAACCGGAGAAAACCGCTATGTCAGAATAAAACCCGGTGATATGGTTATATTTTCTTCGTCATCCGTTCCTGGTAATGAAAGAAGTGTTCAAAACATCAAAGACGGACTCTGCCGGCAAGGAGCGGATGTATATACTTCCGAATTGATTGACATCCACGCAAGCGGCCATGCGCCCGCCGAGGACTTAAAAACTGTGATAAAACTTATTCAGCCGAAGTTCTTACTGCCGGTCCACGGCCATTATTTCAAGCGTGCCGCTAATGCTAAAATAGGGGCAGATTTAGGTATGAGCAAAGATCACTTAATGCTAATGGATAATGGCCAAATCGCCGTATTAGATAAAAATTCTTTCAAAATAAGCAAAGAAGCGGTACCGGCTAACTATGTTATGGTTGATGGGTTGGGCGTAGGTGACGTGAGCGAAATTGTTTTGCGCGATAGAATGCTAATGTCGGCCGACGGCATGTTCGTGATTATCGCCGTCGTTGACAGCAGTACTGGAAAAGTTAAAGGCGATCCGGACATTATTTCCCGCGGCTTCATATATATGAAAGAATCAAGAGAACTACTGGGCCAGACAAAGAAAAAAATAAAAGAAACAATCGCTAAAACCACGATTCCCGGCGCCAGTATTAACTGGGTGTATGTTAGAAATAACCTGCGAGACAAAATCGGCCAATTTTTGTATACTAAAACTAAGCGCCGGCCAATGATCCTGCCGGTTATAGTAGAGGTATAATATTATGCAAAAGAAGATAATTCTCACTGGAGACAGGCCTACGGGGCCATTACACTTGGGCCATTACGTTGGCTCTCTTAAAGCGCGCGTGGAATTGCAAAATGAGTATGACACCTATATCCTAATCGCCGATATGCAGGCCCTAACAGACAACGCCGATAACCCGGAAAAAATCCGTAAAAATGTTTTAGAGGTCGCCTTAGATTATCTTTCCGTCGGCATAAATCCGAAAATTTCAACTATTGCTATTCAATCGGAACTCTCGGCTCTCTGTGAAATTGCTATGTATTTCTTAAACCTCGTAACACTAGCGCGATTAGAACGCAATCCAACCGTGAAAGGCGAAATGAAACAAAAAGGATTCGGAAACAATGTTCCAGCCGGTTTTTTAACGTATCCGGTAAGCCAAGCGGCCGACATAACGGCTTTTAAAGCCGACTTGGTTCCGGTTGGTGAAGATCAACTCCCAATGATTGAACAAACAGCCGAGATCGTCAGGCGATTCAATAAAATTTACCCCGTTAGAAGCAAAACTTCTAACGGGGCTTACAAACCGATTTTGGTTGAACCCAAAGCGCTTGTTTCAAAATTTTCCCGCCTTCCCGGAATTGAAGGTAAAAGTAAAATGTCTAAATCGCTTGGAAACGCAATTTATTTGTCGGACTCTGCCGATGCTGTTGCTAAAAAAGTTATGGCTATGTACACCGACCCCAAGCATATTCATGTTGAAAACAAGGGAAAAGTTGAAGGCAATGTCGTCTTTACATATCTTGACGCTTTTGACCCCGATACTAAAGCGGTTGAGGATTTTAAACGCAGATACCGAGCCGGAGGACTGGGCGATGTTGTGATAAAAACCCGGTTGATAAATGTTTTAGAAAAATTCTTAAGGCCGATTAGAGAGCGTCGCGCCCAGTTTGAAAAAGAGCCGCAAAAATTAATTAAAATCTTAAAAGACGGAACAGCGAAAGCAAAAATTGTCACTTCCAAAACTCTTACAGAAATCAAAAAAGCAATGCACCTTGACTATTTTTAAAAAACATAGTACCGTATTGTTTTAGTTATTTAACAACCGGAGGAAAACGTGCGGCGACTGTATCTTCTAAGACACGGTCAGATTGATGCAAATGTTTTAGGCATTATCGCCGGTAAAACTCCGGATATGCCTTTAAATGAAACGGGGTTACGACAAGCTCGTCTTACGGCAAAGGCATTATCACGGGCGGTTTTTCATAAAATCTATATGAGTCCGGCCTTACGCGCCAGACAAACAGCCAAACAAGTTTCTGAACATCATGTTCCGGCTGTTTTCGGAGAAATCCAAGAAAATTTTAGAGAAATAAATTTCGGGTTTTTAGAGGGTGTGTCGTATAAAGAAATCGGAGAATCACATGCCGATTTGTTAGAACTTTATAGAGAAACTCCGTCGCAATGCGTTTTTCCTAAAGGCGAAAGTATGGCCGATGCTTATAATAGGGTTGGCCGAGGAATCAATAAAATACTTATAGAACATCCCGTAAATGAGAATGTTTTAATTGTTAGCCACGGCGGCACTATGGCATTAATTTTTCTTTACTTGTTTGATCTTAATATGGATAAAATGTTTCATTCTATACGGCACAATAATTGCGGCCTTTCAATTATTGATCTTGAAAACCCCGATAAATGGGATACGCCGCGGCACAAACCGAGAATAATATGCATGAATGGTATTAGTCACTTAAAAGAAGAACATTATTAATAGATTAAAATCTATATTATATAGTATCTTTTTTTATCAAAGCAACCAAATCTTTTTTAACTCTTTCCAAAGTAATTTCGTTTTTTGCTTCAATATTTAAACGAATCAGCGGTTCGGTGTTTGAAGGCCGGATATTAAGCCAGAAATCTTCGGCTCTTACAGTTAAACCATCAAGCCAATCCATATCATAGCCCTCAAAATTTCGGGCTATTTTTTTTATAAACTCTTCATGATTCTCGGTTTTAAAATTAATTTCCGGGATAGAAAAATATTTATTAAGCTCATACTTCAAAACCGACAGGCCTTTTTTCTTCCGACTTAAAATATCAAGCATTACAAGAAAACCGATAATTCCGGAGTCGGCAAAAAAATTATTCCGGAAGTAATAATGGCCGGAGGTTTCTATGCCTAAAATGCCGTTTACTTTTTTAAGACGCTCTTTAATGTAAGTCCCGACCCGCTCTCTGATTGCTCCGCCACCGTAAATATTTACCACATCCGAAACTATCCGGCTCACTATGGTTCCGTAAACAATCTTGCCGCCCGGATTTAAAACCAAAAAATGCTTCGCCATAATAGCCCCGATAATAGACGGGCTAACCGGCTCGCCATGTTCATCAACAAAAACAATCCGGTCGCCGTCGCCGTCAAAGGCGCAACCAAAGTGATAATGGCCGTTTTTTACTTCATTGATAAGGCCTAAAATATTTGACAGAGTGGTAGGATTCGGTTCGTGATACGGAAAATTACCATCCGGATTAAAATAAAGAGGCGTATATTCCACCGGCAGTTTTTTTAAAATTTTTGTGAGTATTGGTCCGACTGCGCCAGAAGAAGCGTCAATGGCCACTCTCATCGGTCTTAAGCTCTCAGGATCGATAAAACTTAAAACGTGATTTACAAAATCCGCGCTAATGTCTTCTTCTGCGACTGTCCCCTGTTTTAATCTAATGTCTCTATTGGAATCGCCGGATATTTCTTTCCATTTTTTTTCTAAAGCTATTCTTTTTATATCATTAAGACCCGAATCAAGACCGATTTCGTCCGCGTCTTTCCTCATCAGTTTAAAGCCGTTGTATTCTTTTGGATTATGCGAAGCCGTAATCATCGCGGCCGGAAAATGTTTTTTTCCCGAAGCAAAAAAAACCATGTCAACCGTAACTTGGCCGATATTTAAAACGTCAATGCCTTCGTCGGCAATGCCGCTCATAAAAGAACGCGCTAAAACCGGTGAAGAAAGCCTCGTGTCTTGTCCGACGACAATTTTTTCCGGTTTTTCGCCTTCCGTTTCAAGCAAATAGCCGGCAAAAGCCCGGCCGATTTTATAAGCTGATTGTTCATCAAGATCGTCGGGATAAATCCCGCGAATATCGTAAGCTCTAAAAATTGACGGATTGATTGACATAATTTTATTATAACATAACAAAACAATTATGAGTCTCAAAATAGGAATAGTCGGTCTGCCCAATGTCGGTAAATCAACATTGTTTAAAGCCCTGACGCGGGAAAAAGTTAATATCGCCAATTTTCCTTTTGCCACTATTGACCCAAATATTGGCATCGTAAAAGTTCCCGATGAACGGCTCTATAAGCTCGCCGAGATATCCGAATCAAAAAAAGTGATTCCGACGGTTGTTGAATTTGTTGACGTTGCCGGGCTGGTAAAAGGCGCCCACGAGGGAGCCGGTTTGGGGAACCAATTTTTAGCGCGCATCCGCGAAGTTGATGCTATTGTAGAAGTAGTAAGAGATTTTAAAGACCCGGATATTATTCATGTTGAAGGAAGTGTTAGCCCCATCCGCGATATTGAGACTATTCAACTTGAACTGGTAATGGCTGACCTCCAAACTATAAACAAGCGGCTAGAGAAAAGTTTAAAAGACCTCAAAAGCGGCAACTCCAAAGCGCAGGAAGAAAAAATAATAATTGAAAAAATAAAAATCGCGCTTGAAGAGGGTGAACTGGCTGCTAAAGTTAATTTGTCTTACTCCGAACTTAATCTTATAAAAGATCTCCATCTTTTAACGCTAAAACCATTTATTTTTGTTTTCAATGTATCCGCACAAGAGACCTCGAGGACACAAATGCGGACAAGCGGAGTTGAACTTGACTTAAAATTTGAAGAGGAGCTCGCGGAAATGGAGGAATTAGAAGCAAAAGAATTTAAAAATGAATCGCACCTTGATGATTTAATTGTTTCAGCTTATAAAGTTTTAAATCTTATTACCTATTTTACAACCGGGGAAGACGAAACCAGAGGCTGGACCATAAAATCCGGTTCAACCGCGCCCCAAGCGGGGTCGGCAATTCATACCGATTTTGAAAATAAATTCATCAGAGCCGAAGTAATAAACTGGCAAAAACTTTTAGAATGCGGTTCATGGTCCGCGGCTCGTGATAAAGGATTCCTGCGAACTGAGGGTAAGGATTATGTCGTAGAAGACGGCGACGTAATTGAATTTAAAATTTGACCCCGTTAGAAGTCCGACAAGTCGGCAGACGCCGTCGGCGTCTTACTTCTAACGGGGTTGACAAAGCTAACAAATAATGCCACACTTAGTGTAAGTACTTTAACATTCCAAAATAACTCCAGACGAAGGAGAGCAAGATGGAAAACATTATGTTTTTTGTTGTAACTGTTATCGCCTACTCATCGGTGATGAGTTGTTTTATCTTGAATAATTTTAGCTGGACTCGTTTCAGTAAAAATACGGCGCTTATAGCGCTTCTTGTTCTGCCGATTAACATTAATGGAAATGTGTTTACCGTTGCCGGAAATGCCATAGCCGAAAAAAATATCTATTCGACTTTATCTATTTATCAAAAGGCTGGAAATAACGCATATTCCATTATTGGAATTATACAAAATGCGGGACAAAACGCCTCTACCTTAATCGGTCTTATCGGATCTCAAGAAGCGGGACAGAATGCAATTACTGTTTTTGGCCTTGCTGGGTATCAGCAGGCGGGGCAAGATGCGGCAACCGGCATTGGCCTTGCGGGATATCAACAGGCGGGACAGTATGCAATTACTGTTTTTGGCCTTGCGGGATATCAGCAGGCGGGACAGAATGCAATTACTGTTTTTGGCCTTGCGGGATATCAGCAGGCGGGACAGTATGCGGCAACCGGCATTGGCCTTGCTGGGTATCAGCAGGCGGGGCAAGATGCGGCAATCAGCGCGGGCCTTGCGGGATATCAAAAAGCAGGACAAAGTGCGGTAGCCACTGTGGCCGTCGCGTTTTACCAGCGCGTTGGTGAAAAAACAAGGGCATTTGGAGCGTTTTCAAGGCTTTCCAAAGATTAGCGTGTTATTAACGCAAGAATTTCTTCAACGGTCGCCTTTGGCGACCGTTTTTTTGATTTTATTGACAGCGCCTATTATCTTGTGATAAATTGCGTCCGATGAATCCCGTTAGAAATCTTGGCAGATTAGCTAACGGGAAAATAGGCGAATAAGCAAGCAATCAAAAATTTAGATTAATATTTATAATAAATTTCTAACGGGATGAATGAAGCTGAAAACAAAAGAGAATATGAGATGTCTTTCCTTTTAACCCCGGAGATTTCGGAAGATAGGCTTGATTTTGAATACGCGGAATTAAAGAAGCTTATTTTAGAAAGCGGAGGCGAAGCCACTCAAATAAATCCGCTTGAAGACAGGCGCCTGGCTTATCCTATAAAAAAACAAAAACAGGCGTATTTAGGCGTCATTTACTTTAATATTGATTCCGATGGACTCGATAAAATGAAAGGCGTTTTAGCTCTTAACACAAAAGTCTTAAGATTTCTTATTTTAAATAAACCTAACAAATCCACTAAACAAAGGGTTGATTTAACTGTGCGAATGCCGGAAGCAACGCCTCTGCCGACAACGTTGCCTAGCGAAGAAAGGGCAGCAGAAATTCCTAGCGAAAGTTTTGATAAAAAATTAGAAAGTATATTAAATGGATAAATTTTTATGAATTTAAATAAAGTTTTTATTTTAGGAAATTTAACCAGAGATCCGGAATTGAGACAAACGGCAACCGGCCAAAACGTAGCAACGTTTGGCGTGGCCACAAACCGAATTTGGTCTAACCAATCAGGGAAGCAAACACAAACGGAATTCCACAATGTGGTTGTTTGGGGGCGCCTTGCCGAAATAGCCCACCAGTATCTTGGCAAGGGCCGGCTTGTTTTTGTTGAAGGACGGCTTACGACAAGAACATGGCAGGATCAAAGCGGACAAAAAAGAAACCGCACCGAAATAGTTGGCGAAAACCTTCAACTTGGACCCCGCCTGCAGACGCCTGAAGCGTCAGCGACTGGCGGGCAAGCGCGTTTTAACCAAACTCCGAAGTCAGAAGTTCTTCCGGAAGTTCAGTTAGACGACATGCCTAAAAACGATGAAGAAATTAAAGTTGAAAATATACCTTTTTAGAACATGGAAAAAATCAATCTAAAATTAAATGTTTGCTACTTTTGCAATCAAAATATAGACGACATTGACTATAAAGACGCCGATTTACTGCGCCAGTTTATTTCCGCTCAAGCAAAAATAATGCCAAGAAAGCGAAGCCGCTTGTGCGCCAAACATCAGAGGCGCCTGGCCAGCGCCATAAAACGCTCCAGATTTATGGCTTTTCTTCCTTTTACTTCAAGATAAGAAAAATAAATACCGACCATAAAGATCGGTAATCGAAAATCTCTTATTTTCTGAGTTTTGCTATCATCAAATCCGTTTCCGAAACCAGCTTCTTGAGAATTTCCGGATCACTGCGAGAGTGCCCTGCAACAACGACATGAAGTTTTGAAATAGGAAGTGCGCGATGCAAGCGGATTGCGCTCTCTACTTGACACACATCATCATAACGCCCGTGAATAATTGAAATGGGAACGCGAGGTATGCGATGTGCGTTTTTCAAAATATATCCATTCTCCAGAAAACAGAGATTTCTAATATAGTGGGCCTCCATTACGGCCAGCGAAACAAAAGGTCCTGATAATATTTCTTTTCTTAGATCTTCTTCGGATCGTGAAACAAGATTTAGCCGCGCAGATTCATAATATGACATCTCATAAGCGTATTTGCGTTGTGTCTTTAAATCGCCGGAGGTCATCATGGCAAAATAATAATCAATGGGATTATTACGCGCATATGCAGGTAAATTATTAAGAAAACGCTCGCATATTTCCGGAAAACGAGAACGTTCCATCTGGCCGTTTAAATAATCAAGGCATTCTTTTCTTTCTGAAAGGAAAATCCCTCGCAATACCATGCCCAAAACATTTTCCGAATGTTTAATCGCGTAAACAAGTGCAAGAGTTGACCCCCAAGAACCACCGAATATTAATACCTTTGTCTTTCCGAGGTGATTTAGTAATTTACGAATATCATCAACAAGATGCTGTGTAGTATTGGCGTAGATGCTTGCGTAAGGCCTGCTTCTGCCACTTCCGCGTTGGTCAAAAATTATAATACAGCATTTTTTAGGATCAAAGAATCTTCGTGTGTTCTCATCACAACCGGCTCCCGGCCCTCCATGCAGATAAAGCACGGGAATACCGTTTGGGTTGCCGCATTCCTCATAGTAGATTTCATGTCCGTCACCGACCGAAAGATAACCGGAATTATATGGCTCAATAGGAGGAAAGAACCCATCGCAAACTCGCGACTTCATCAAAAACTCCTTTTTCCTTAAATATTAAATTGTTAAAGTGCCCTATAGATTACTATAACTAAGTACAATTGTCAATATTTTTTATTCTTTAATAAATATTAAAAAATAACAATAGTAATTTTCCGAAGCTTATGAAAACGTTTTAGCATGGCTTCGCCCCGCAACTGCGGGGCGAATAAAACGTTTTCATCGGACAATGAGGGAGCCGCTGGGCGACCGAGTGCGCGAGGAAAATTATTATTGTTGTTTTTGATTCTTTACGCGATTTCGGTTTTCTCTTTTTCTTTTACAGATTTTTTGATACCGCTAATTATATCTTTAAGCAGATTTTGATTTTCTTTAAGATTTTGACGGCTGGCCTCAAATCCCTGGCCCAACTTTTGATTTTCATAGTTTATCCAAGTGCCGGATTTTGACAATACATTATATTTAAGCCCGCAATTAATTATATCGCCTTCCCGCGATATGCCCTCGTTATACATAATGTCAAACTCAGCTATTTTGAATGGCGCTGCCACTTTATTTTTCACAACTTTTACCGTTACTCTGTTCCCGACGACATCGTCGCCTTTTTTAATCTGGGCGTTGCGACGAACGTCCAGCCGAACGGAAGAATAGAATTTTAAAGCCATGCCGCCCGGCTGGGTTTCGGGATTCCCGAAAAAGACACCGATTTTCATTCTTAATTGATTTATAAATATCACAGCCGTATTGCTTTTAGCGGCAATGGCATTTAATTTTCTTAGCGCCTGCGACATAAGGCGCGCCTGAAGACCCATATGGGAGTCGCCCATTTCCCCTTCTATTTCGGCTCTTGGTGTAAGAGCCGCTACCGAATCAACAACGACAACATCACAGGCATTTGAGCGTACTAAACTTTCAACAATTTCGAGCGCCTGCTCGCCATTATCCGGCTGTGAAATTAAAAGATCGCTGACGCGAACGCCAATTTTTTTAGCGTATTCCGGATCCAAAGCGTGTTCGGCGTCAACAAAGGCAGCCAGTCCTCCCTTTTTTTGCGCCTCAGCAACCACGTGCAGTGCTAGGGTGGTTTTTCCCGATGATTCCGGCCCGTAAATTTCAATAACCCGACCCCGCGGCATGCCTCCAACGCCAAGCGCTATGTCCAAAGAAAGAGAACCCGTAGAAATTACATCGACATCAACCTTAGGCACTTCGCCAAGTTTCATTATTGAACCTTCGCCAAACCGCTCTTTTAAACTTTTTACTGCTTCATCCAACGCCTTATTTTTTACATCATTTTTTGGTTCTTTTGCCATATTTTTCTAAAAATTGAATTAATTAATAAAAATTTTTAGATAAAAATATGAGCATCCCGCCGAAGCCTTAGCGAAGGCGGAGGCCATACCTTTATTTATTCTCTAAAAACCTGTCTTATTATTTTTGTAACTTTTCCGAGGTTATTAACTGATTTAATTTCAATAATGTTCAAGCCGGCGGCGAGCTGAATATCTTTTGAAAAACTGCCGTCAGAAGAAACATACACGTTCTCTCCGTTTACTGTCAAATCAACACCGCTGTCGGTTTTGCCTTTTACAAGAAGCGATTCATCACGGACAATCATATCCTCTTTTGGTTCTATAACCAAATTAGGCGGCCCGATCAAAAAATTAAATTGATACCATAAGTAGGCGGAAACTAAAACTAAAAGCGTCCCGCCTAAAAAAACCATCAGTTTTTTCGGCGTCAAAATAAAATACGAATTTCTTTTAGAAACAATAGGGCTGTTGACATAAGATATCTCGTTTGTCGCATGGTTCTCGTTTTTATACATTTCCATAATTTCATTTTCATTAAGATCTAAAAATTTGGAAAGTCGTTTGAAAATTCCTTCTCTATAAATCGCCGGCGGCAATTTATCAAACTCGCCGGCTAAAAGCGCCTGAAGATGATAGACCTGAATTTTGGTAAGTTCGCTTAGTCTTTCCAAATTTAAGTTTTTTTCTTTTAATTTTTCTTTTAAAAAATCAGCGAACACCGGCACGATCCGGCTTTCTAAAATAGACTTATTTTTTTCGCTGGCGCGAAGTACCTCATTTTTATTCTTCATTAGTTTCATTTAAACTTGCGTCATTTTGATTAAATTTATCAGAATAAACCTCTCTGGGCTTTGCGCCATCGCCGGGGCTGATATAGCCCTGCTCTTCAAGAATATCCAAAAGGCGCGCCGCCCGAGCATATCCCACGGATAGCCGCCTTTGAAGAAGCGAGGCCGATGCTTTTTGGGCTTGCAAAATAACCGTTTTGGCCTCACCCAATAGTTCATCCTCTTCTCCGCCAACCGGCGAATCAAATTCGTTCGGATTGGAAAAATCTAATTCCGGCGGAGAGAAAGTTGTTGATTCTTCTGTTTCGCCAATTTCCGAAACAGGATTTTTTTCGGCAATATAATCAACAACCCTTTTAATTTCTTTCTCCAAAATATAGACACCTTGAAGCCGGCGTGGCTTTGAAGCGTCGCCGGCAAGATAAAGCATATCACCGTTCCCCAAAAGTTTTTCAGCTCCGGCCATATCAAGAATTGTCCTAGAATCAACTTGGGAAGGTACTTGCAATGCAACGCGGCTGGTAATATTGGCTTTAATCAAACCAGTCAAAACTTCTACCGACGGCCTTTGGGTAGAAACGATAAGATGAATTCCGACGGCACGCGCCATTTGCGCTAAGCGGATAATCGTGCCCTCAACTTCCCTACCGTAAGCCGCCATAAGGTCGGCTAATTCATCAATGACAATAACTAAGTATGGCATAAATAAGTCTTCTTCTTTTTTCCTCAAAACTTGATTGTTGTAGCTTAATATATCCCTAACATTGGCTTGTGAAAGAGTTTCGTAACGTTGTTCCATTTCTTTAACCGCCCATCTTAAGGCATTGAGTGATTTTTTCCCGTCGCTCAAAACCGGCGTTAAAAGATGGGGCAGATCTCGGTAATAAGCCAATTCAACTCTTTTGGGATCAATAAGAATAAATTTTAATTGACCCGGACTGTTTCGCCAAATAAGTGACGTGATTATACTGTGAATGGAAACGGATTTTCCAGAACCGGTAGCGCCGGCAATTAGAAGGTGGGGCATTTTTGAGAGATCGGTAAAAACCGGTACGCCGCTAACGTCGCGGCCCAAAGCAAATGTTAAAGAATTGGATTTTTTGAAAGTATCCGTATCAAGCAAGCTGCCGAGCCGAACCAGGGCTATAGATTTGTTCGGCACTTCAATGCCAACCAGGGCCTTGCCGGGTATCGGCGCTTCAATTCTTAAAGGATGCGCCGCCAAAGCCAATGCCAAATCATTATGCAAAGTTACAATTTTTGCAATTTTCACGCCTTGAGCCGGCCTTAGAGTGTATTGAGTGACAGTCGGACCAACATTAACTTCCCCCATTTCAACATCAATACCAAAATGTTCTAAAGTTCTTCTGATGATATTGGCATTAGCCTTAATATCGCCCGACATCGGACGGCTTTCCGCTCGTTCAAGCAAATCTATAACCGGCGGATTATAGGCATTACCGATAAATTTGGGGATTTTAAATTCATCTTCACCCTCCGCAACCCCGCTTTGCGGGGCGAAGGAGGACTCAACCGTTTTTGGTATCGTCATCCGTCTTTCTTCTTTTGAAATCGCCTGGTTTACAATCACCGGATTAACTTCCCGACCAGATTCTGGACGAGGCTCCCCACTTTCGGGAGCGACTTCTTCCTCCTCTTCTTCGTTTTCATCTTTCCCGATTCTTAAGGGAATATTCAGAGTCATCAGAAGCGATATAAAAACAAAGGAAATAAGAAGAACTAAAGAAGCCCAAAAACCGAACATTTTATCTAAAGAAACGGCTAATATGTAACCCGCTAAACCGGCGTTATTATCCGAAGAATAAAGCTCCGAGATGCCTAAAATTGAAATAAAAAGTAAAAAGGCGCCAAATATTGTTACAAAATAAATATGTTCGCGGCGCGATTTTAAAAATTCGTAGGCCATCACCAAAAATACCGCCGGCAGAATGAAATAACCCCAACCAAAAAGATAATTGAAAATTTTGTAAACAAAATCGCCGAATGGCCCGGCTTTCTGCCAGACACTTAAGAGAACGATAACGGCAAAGCTGAAAAATAAAATCGCCAAAATGGCTTTCTTGGTCTGGCCTTCCAAATCAAAAAGAGGTTTTTTCGCGTGAGACGGAACTGATTTTTTTACTTTTTTTCGTCTTGCCATACTGATATAAATCTTAGT carries:
- the ssb gene encoding single-stranded DNA-binding protein, which encodes MNLNKVFILGNLTRDPELRQTATGQNVATFGVATNRIWSNQSGKQTQTEFHNVVVWGRLAEIAHQYLGKGRLVFVEGRLTTRTWQDQSGQKRNRTEIVGENLQLGPRLQTPEASATGGQARFNQTPKSEVLPEVQLDDMPKNDEEIKVENIPF
- a CDS encoding 30S ribosomal protein S18 → MEKINLKLNVCYFCNQNIDDIDYKDADLLRQFISAQAKIMPRKRSRLCAKHQRRLASAIKRSRFMAFLPFTSR
- the pip gene encoding prolyl aminopeptidase — translated: MKSRVCDGFFPPIEPYNSGYLSVGDGHEIYYEECGNPNGIPVLYLHGGPGAGCDENTRRFFDPKKCCIIIFDQRGSGRSRPYASIYANTTQHLVDDIRKLLNHLGKTKVLIFGGSWGSTLALVYAIKHSENVLGMVLRGIFLSERKECLDYLNGQMERSRFPEICERFLNNLPAYARNNPIDYYFAMMTSGDLKTQRKYAYEMSYYESARLNLVSRSEEDLRKEILSGPFVSLAVMEAHYIRNLCFLENGYILKNAHRIPRVPISIIHGRYDDVCQVESAIRLHRALPISKLHVVVAGHSRSDPEILKKLVSETDLMIAKLRK
- the recA gene encoding recombinase RecA, which produces MAKEPKNDVKNKALDEAVKSLKERFGEGSIMKLGEVPKVDVDVISTGSLSLDIALGVGGMPRGRVIEIYGPESSGKTTLALHVVAEAQKKGGLAAFVDAEHALDPEYAKKIGVRVSDLLISQPDNGEQALEIVESLVRSNACDVVVVDSVAALTPRAEIEGEMGDSHMGLQARLMSQALRKLNAIAAKSNTAVIFINQLRMKIGVFFGNPETQPGGMALKFYSSVRLDVRRNAQIKKGDDVVGNRVTVKVVKNKVAAPFKIAEFDIMYNEGISREGDIINCGLKYNVLSKSGTWINYENQKLGQGFEASRQNLKENQNLLKDIISGIKKSVKEKEKTEIA
- a CDS encoding helix-turn-helix domain-containing protein, yielding MKNKNEVLRASEKNKSILESRIVPVFADFLKEKLKEKNLNLERLSELTKIQVYHLQALLAGEFDKLPPAIYREGIFKRLSKFLDLNENEIMEMYKNENHATNEISYVNSPIVSKRNSYFILTPKKLMVFLGGTLLVLVSAYLWYQFNFLIGPPNLVIEPKEDMIVRDESLLVKGKTDSGVDLTVNGENVYVSSDGSFSKDIQLAAGLNIIEIKSVNNLGKVTKIIRQVFRE
- a CDS encoding DNA translocase FtsK 4TM domain-containing protein, which codes for MARRKKVKKSVPSHAKKPLFDLEGQTKKAILAILFFSFAVIVLLSVWQKAGPFGDFVYKIFNYLFGWGYFILPAVFLVMAYEFLKSRREHIYFVTIFGAFLLFISILGISELYSSDNNAGLAGYILAVSLDKMFGFWASLVLLISFVFISLLMTLNIPLRIGKDENEEEEEEVAPESGEPRPESGREVNPVIVNQAISKEERRMTIPKTVESSFAPQSGVAEGEDEFKIPKFIGNAYNPPVIDLLERAESRPMSGDIKANANIIRRTLEHFGIDVEMGEVNVGPTVTQYTLRPAQGVKIAKIVTLHNDLALALAAHPLRIEAPIPGKALVGIEVPNKSIALVRLGSLLDTDTFKKSNSLTFALGRDVSGVPVFTDLSKMPHLLIAGATGSGKSVSIHSIITSLIWRNSPGQLKFILIDPKRVELAYYRDLPHLLTPVLSDGKKSLNALRWAVKEMEQRYETLSQANVRDILSYNNQVLRKKEEDLFMPYLVIVIDELADLMAAYGREVEGTIIRLAQMARAVGIHLIVSTQRPSVEVLTGLIKANITSRVALQVPSQVDSRTILDMAGAEKLLGNGDMLYLAGDASKPRRLQGVYILEKEIKRVVDYIAEKNPVSEIGETEESTTFSPPELDFSNPNEFDSPVGGEEDELLGEAKTVILQAQKASASLLQRRLSVGYARAARLLDILEEQGYISPGDGAKPREVYSDKFNQNDASLNETNEE